The proteins below are encoded in one region of Rhododendron vialii isolate Sample 1 chromosome 7a, ASM3025357v1:
- the LOC131332078 gene encoding uncharacterized protein LOC131332078 has protein sequence MASSAIPPPIIFLSLLPFLPLFAASNVPLGSSPSATNGNSSLADKGASNPAEDSYDLIEVPNINFLFGDDESLGPLNLTHCIRACSQDSDCVVAIFNGISCWKKILPIWEDDVDWEEDDDYEEEDDFEEGAALFIDF, from the exons ATGGCTTCTTCAGCTATTCCACCTCCGATCATCTTCCTCTCCCTTTTGCCCTTTCTGCCCTTATTTGCTGCTTCTAATGTGCCTTTGGGCTCATCGCCTTCTGCCACTAACGGTAACTCTTCTCTAGCAGACAAAGGAGCAAGCAACCCCGCGGAAGACTCGTACGATTTGATTGAGGTTCCAAACATTAACTTCCTGTTCGGAGATGATGAAAGTTTGGGTCCATTAAATCTAACACACTGTATACGAGCTTGTTCGCAGGATTCCGATTGTGTTGTTGCTATATTCAATGGCATATCATGTTGGAAGAAGATATTGCCTATCTGGGAGGATGATGTTGACTGGGAGGAAGATGACGATTACGAGGAAGAGGATGATTTCGAGGAAG GTGCCGCTCTTTTTATAGATTTTTAA
- the LOC131332673 gene encoding LOW QUALITY PROTEIN: G-type lectin S-receptor-like serine/threonine-protein kinase LECRK4 (The sequence of the model RefSeq protein was modified relative to this genomic sequence to represent the inferred CDS: inserted 1 base in 1 codon; substituted 3 bases at 3 genomic stop codons), with protein sequence MALCWCARNSLNLWLQNVTKGFKEELGRHSFGIVYKGSVKYGSNTQVAVKKLDKLSQGXDREFKAELNEIGRTHHKNLVQLLGCCYEGTHRLLVYKFMSNGSLADFLFGIPRPDWYHRVQLALGIARGLVYLHEDCSTPIIHCDIKPQNILIDELFRPQIFDFGLANXLVLNQTXTHRGIRGTRGYVAPEWFRNVLVTTXVDVRSFGACCSR encoded by the exons ATGGCGTTATGCTGGTGTGCTCGTAATTCGTTGAATCTAT GGCTCCAAAATGTGACAAAAGGGTTCAAGGAAGAACTGGGAAGGCATTCATTCGGCATTGTTTACAAAGGCTCAGTGAAATATGGTTCTAACACTCAAGTTGCAGTCAAGAAGTTGGACAAGTTGTCACAAGGATGAGATAGGGAATTCAAAGCCGAACTGAATGAGATTGGGAGAACCCATCACAAGAATCTGGTCCAATTGCTGGGCTGTTGTTATGAGGGGACACACAGGCTTCTAGTGTATAAGTTCATGAGCAATGGCAGTTTGGCGGATTTCCTCTTTGGCATCCCAAGACCTGATTGGTATCATAGGGTCCAACTAGCTCTAGGGATTGCCAGAGGACTGGTATACTTACATGAAGATTGCAGTACCCCAATAATCCATTGTGACATAAAGCCTCAAAACATACTCATCGACGAATTGTTCAGACCACAAATTTTTGACTTTGGATTGGCAA CCCTCGTGCTCAATCAAACTTGAACTCATAGAGGGATAAGAGGGACTCGAGGATATGTGGCTCCAGAGTGGTTCAGAAATGTACTTGTGACAACTTAAGTGGATGTACGTAGCTTCGGTGCATGTTGCTCAAGATAA